The DNA sequence TACCCGGAAAGATGCGCTGACGACGTTGGCTCATCGGTGACACGCACGGCAACTCGCAGACCGAGGAGTCCGCCGCCGCCCTCAAACCATGTTCGTGTTGTGGGTGCCAACTCCGCGGGACTGGCTCCGCGAGCTTGGAAGGGCCATCCGCGCTCCTGTGCCCGGCGCATGGTCGCAGCCCCTCCCGCGAGCCACAACTGAGGCGCCACGCCGTTGTGCGGGCGTGGGGAAAGCCGTGCCCCATCCGCCAGGCGTACGTGTGCGGAGGCGTACGGTTCTCCCGCAAAGGCCGCAACGAGCGCGTCCAGCAGGCCGTCGAGCGCGGCGCCGCGGGACTCGAAGTCCACACCCCGGTAGGCGAACTCGCTGGCCCAAAACCCCGGGGCGAGCGCGAGAACGTGGTTCCCGGCGGTGAGTTGGTCCAGTGTTGCCGACTGCTTCGCAAGCCACTGGACGTCGCGCAGCGGGAGCACCGACGCACCT is a window from the Xylanimonas ulmi genome containing:
- a CDS encoding LLM class flavin-dependent oxidoreductase; the protein is MADVAIAGGIDTFWLGEGLLEMPAFPVWSGGMEPLTWLAYLAGQHPGIRVGLGASVLPLRDVQWLAKQSATLDQLTAGNHVLALAPGFWASEFAYRGVDFESRGAALDGLLDALVAAFAGEPYASAHVRLADGARLSPRPHNGVAPQLWLAGGAATMRRAQERGWPFQARGASPAELAPTTRTWFEGGGGLLGLRVAVRVTDEPTSSAHLSGYAVTGSPVEVAQTLADYAALGVCDVSLIPGHDDEASLATTKALVDEVLPRLADLTAGL